In one window of Streptosporangium album DNA:
- a CDS encoding PRC-barrel domain-containing protein, translating to MMSENLWNYRCGVTETGQGLSVIGFDVEATDGKIGLVEEESNVVGESYVVVDTGFWIFGKRVVLPAGTVTRIDPRERKVYIARTKEEIKDAPEFDETGYRGPGYRQSLGGYYSRSTLN from the coding sequence ATGATGAGTGAGAACCTGTGGAACTACCGTTGCGGCGTCACCGAGACCGGCCAGGGTCTGAGCGTGATCGGGTTTGACGTGGAGGCCACCGACGGCAAGATCGGCTTGGTGGAGGAGGAGAGCAACGTGGTCGGCGAGAGCTACGTCGTCGTCGACACCGGGTTTTGGATCTTCGGCAAGAGGGTGGTTCTGCCGGCCGGGACCGTCACCCGGATCGATCCCCGGGAGCGCAAGGTTTACATCGCGCGCACCAAGGAGGAGATCAAGGACGCTCCGGAGTTCGACGAGACGGGTTACCGGGGGCCCGGATACCGCCAGAGCCTCGGCGGTTACTACAGCCGCTCCACTCTGAACTGA
- a CDS encoding TetR family transcriptional regulator, with the protein MTGLRDIKKQRIHEAISMAAITLFLRRGFGEVSVAEVAAAAEVSKPTLFKYFATKEDLVLHRIVDHQGEAARVVRQRRPGEEPLAALERHFLSGLQRRDPVTGLNDNGEVLAYHRMVFGTPSLAARLFHYMAADEEALAEALAEDGDDLTARLVAGQVLAVQRVLARRNWRRLAGGETAEQVHPEAVRAAKHAFALLRGGAEAAHGPDVRPDTAQARSLVDETGRRR; encoded by the coding sequence GTGACGGGACTTCGGGACATCAAGAAGCAGCGGATCCATGAGGCGATCTCCATGGCGGCGATCACGCTGTTCCTGCGGCGTGGCTTCGGCGAGGTGTCGGTCGCCGAGGTCGCGGCGGCCGCGGAGGTCTCCAAGCCGACCCTGTTCAAATACTTCGCCACCAAGGAGGACCTCGTCCTTCACCGGATCGTCGATCACCAGGGGGAGGCCGCTCGTGTCGTCCGGCAACGGCGACCGGGGGAGGAGCCGCTGGCCGCGCTGGAGCGCCACTTCCTGAGCGGACTACAGCGGCGCGACCCCGTCACCGGCCTCAACGACAACGGAGAGGTCCTCGCCTACCACCGCATGGTCTTCGGCACCCCCAGCCTGGCGGCCCGGCTGTTTCACTACATGGCCGCCGATGAGGAGGCGTTGGCCGAGGCGCTCGCCGAGGACGGCGACGACCTCACCGCCCGTCTCGTCGCCGGCCAGGTGCTGGCCGTGCAGCGCGTGCTGGCCCGCCGGAACTGGCGCAGGCTCGCCGGAGGGGAGACGGCCGAACAGGTCCACCCCGAGGCCGTCCGTGCCGCGAAACACGCGTTCGCGCTGTTGCGCGGCGGAGCCGAGGCCGCGCACGGGCCGGACGTCCGCCCCGACACGGCGCAGGCACGGTCACTCGTGGACGAGACCGGGAGGCGGAGGTGA
- a CDS encoding HelD family protein yields MTVLNDEKAYLARCETALRRMLDGARHNVVVGEQVAGDRYSAERLGRHLKSLAKQLEEEPDGPPFFGRLDFGDSAAAGDHRAQRYYIGRRHISGDTGQQPMVIDWRAPVSKAFYQAGAHDPQGIAVRRRFGWAANTLTGFEDERLESGENLGTASRIVAAEIERPRVGPMRDIVATIQPEQDDLVRAGLQESICVQGAPGTGKTAVGLHRAAYLLYAHRQRLERGGVLVLGPNRAFLGYISSVLPALGEGDVEQTTIDQLLARGPVRGADSDDAAAVKHDARMAEVLRRALYGRVRRPTEPVTVPDHSFRWRVAAEDLRRVVDDTLREAPPYAVGRERVRSRAVALLQRQAEARGRIVNAAWTRTMGRALTSFLDAVWPAVRPHEVVAGLLGDAEALARAADGVLTAREQGVIAWVRPPRTFKSAVWSPADTVLLDEVAGLLERPRGYGHVIVDEAQDLSAMQCRAVARRSEYGSITVLGDLAQGTTPWAARDWRDRLTQLGKPEARVITLATGFRVPAAVVALANRLLGALEVDVPATRSFRTDGRLRVQEVPDLPRAAVAAVREALCHEGSIAVIAADAAVETFAAALWNEGITIAEAGETSGARVSVVPATMAKGLEYDHVVVAEPADIAGAEERGLNRLYVALTRAVSRLDVLHHRPLPPHLADA; encoded by the coding sequence ATGACCGTGCTGAACGACGAGAAGGCCTACCTCGCACGCTGCGAGACGGCGTTGCGCAGGATGCTCGACGGCGCCCGCCACAATGTCGTCGTCGGCGAGCAGGTGGCAGGCGACCGATACAGCGCCGAACGGCTCGGACGCCATCTCAAAAGCCTCGCCAAGCAGCTGGAAGAGGAACCCGACGGCCCGCCGTTCTTCGGCCGACTCGACTTCGGCGACAGCGCCGCCGCCGGTGACCACCGCGCACAGCGCTACTACATCGGCCGGCGCCACATCAGCGGCGACACCGGGCAGCAGCCGATGGTCATCGACTGGCGCGCCCCCGTCTCCAAGGCGTTCTACCAGGCCGGCGCTCACGACCCGCAGGGCATCGCCGTGCGGCGCCGTTTCGGCTGGGCGGCGAACACGCTGACCGGTTTCGAAGACGAACGCCTGGAGTCCGGGGAGAACCTGGGGACCGCCAGCCGGATCGTGGCCGCCGAGATCGAGCGCCCCCGCGTCGGCCCGATGCGTGACATCGTCGCCACCATCCAGCCCGAGCAGGACGACCTGGTCCGCGCCGGACTCCAGGAGTCGATCTGCGTCCAGGGAGCCCCCGGTACGGGCAAGACCGCGGTGGGCCTGCACCGGGCCGCCTATCTGCTGTACGCCCACCGGCAACGGCTCGAACGCGGGGGCGTTCTGGTCCTGGGCCCCAACCGCGCCTTCCTCGGCTACATCTCGTCGGTGCTGCCGGCCCTGGGCGAGGGCGACGTCGAGCAGACGACGATAGACCAGCTGCTGGCCCGCGGCCCGGTCCGGGGGGCCGACAGCGACGACGCGGCGGCCGTCAAGCACGACGCCCGCATGGCGGAGGTGCTACGCCGGGCCCTGTACGGGCGGGTACGCAGACCCACCGAGCCGGTCACCGTCCCCGACCACTCCTTCCGCTGGCGCGTGGCGGCCGAAGACCTGCGCCGCGTCGTCGACGACACCCTGCGCGAGGCACCGCCCTACGCGGTCGGCCGCGAACGGGTGCGCTCCCGCGCCGTCGCCCTGCTGCAGCGGCAGGCCGAGGCCCGCGGCAGGATCGTCAACGCCGCCTGGACACGCACGATGGGCAGGGCCCTCACCTCTTTCCTGGACGCGGTGTGGCCCGCCGTACGACCACACGAGGTCGTCGCCGGACTGCTCGGCGACGCCGAGGCGCTGGCACGGGCCGCGGACGGGGTCCTGACAGCGCGGGAGCAGGGGGTGATCGCGTGGGTCAGGCCGCCGCGGACGTTCAAGAGCGCCGTCTGGTCGCCGGCCGACACCGTGCTCCTCGACGAGGTCGCGGGGCTGCTGGAACGCCCGCGAGGCTATGGCCATGTGATCGTCGACGAGGCGCAGGACCTGTCGGCGATGCAGTGCCGGGCGGTAGCCCGGAGGAGCGAGTACGGCTCGATCACCGTGCTGGGCGACCTGGCCCAGGGCACGACGCCCTGGGCCGCCCGCGACTGGCGCGACCGGCTCACGCAACTGGGCAAGCCGGAGGCGCGGGTGATCACGCTGGCGACCGGTTTCCGCGTGCCCGCGGCCGTGGTCGCGCTCGCCAACCGCCTGCTCGGAGCCCTCGAGGTGGACGTGCCCGCCACCCGTTCCTTCCGGACCGACGGCCGGCTACGCGTCCAGGAGGTGCCGGACCTGCCACGTGCCGCCGTCGCCGCGGTACGCGAAGCCCTGTGCCATGAGGGCTCGATCGCGGTCATCGCCGCCGACGCCGCCGTCGAGACGTTCGCGGCGGCGCTGTGGAACGAGGGCATCACGATCGCCGAGGCCGGTGAGACGAGCGGCGCACGGGTGAGCGTCGTGCCCGCGACGATGGCCAAGGGACTGGAGTACGACCATGTGGTGGTGGCCGAGCCGGCCGACATCGCCGGAGCCGAGGAGCGGGGCCTCAACCGGCTGTACGTGGCGCTCACCCGCGCCGTGTCGCGGCTCGACGTCCTGCACCACCGCCCGCTCCCTCCGCATCTGGCCGATGCGTGA
- a CDS encoding helix-turn-helix domain-containing protein: protein MSSSSALGEFLRSRRARIKPEEMGLGSGMRRRRVSGLRREELAPLVGVSVGYYTRLEQGQSPNVSDQVLEAIARVLRLDDEERDHLHRLARAGASGLVSAAV, encoded by the coding sequence ATGTCTTCGAGTTCTGCCCTTGGTGAGTTCCTCCGTTCCCGGCGTGCCCGGATCAAGCCCGAGGAGATGGGGCTGGGTTCCGGGATGAGACGGCGGAGGGTGTCGGGGTTGCGCAGGGAGGAGTTGGCCCCGCTCGTCGGGGTCAGTGTCGGCTACTACACCCGGCTGGAGCAGGGGCAGAGCCCGAATGTCTCCGACCAGGTGCTGGAGGCGATCGCCCGGGTGCTCCGGTTGGACGACGAAGAGCGTGATCACCTGCACCGGTTGGCCCGGGCCGGGGCATCCGGGTTGGTGAGCGCCGCCGTGTGA
- a CDS encoding LysE family translocator: MVSVSAVVGIAVIALGMVLTPGPNMIYLISRSVTQGRRAGLVSLAGVGAGFLVYLSATAAGIATIFAVVPAAYTAIKLAGAAYLLWLAWKTVRPGARTAFATSVLPVDPPRRLFSMGLVTSLLNPKIAILYVSLLPQFVDPARGDVAAQGLILGLTQIVIALTVNGMIVLSAGAIAAFLGRRPFWARVQRYLMGAALAGFALRIAADRSRAVALP, encoded by the coding sequence ATGGTCTCTGTCAGTGCCGTCGTCGGCATCGCCGTTATCGCCCTGGGAATGGTCCTCACCCCGGGGCCCAACATGATCTATCTGATCTCCCGCTCGGTGACGCAGGGGCGCCGGGCCGGCCTGGTCTCGCTTGCGGGCGTCGGGGCGGGGTTCCTGGTGTATCTGAGCGCGACGGCGGCCGGCATCGCGACGATCTTCGCGGTGGTGCCCGCCGCCTACACCGCGATCAAGCTCGCCGGTGCGGCCTACCTGCTGTGGCTTGCCTGGAAGACGGTACGGCCGGGCGCGCGGACCGCTTTCGCGACCAGCGTGCTGCCGGTGGACCCGCCGCGCCGGCTTTTCTCCATGGGGCTGGTCACCAGCCTCCTCAACCCCAAGATCGCCATCCTGTACGTGTCGCTGCTTCCCCAGTTCGTCGATCCGGCGCGGGGTGATGTCGCCGCGCAGGGCCTCATCCTCGGGCTGACCCAGATCGTCATCGCCCTGACGGTCAACGGGATGATCGTGCTGTCGGCCGGAGCGATCGCGGCGTTCCTGGGCCGGCGGCCGTTCTGGGCGCGGGTGCAGCGCTACCTGATGGGTGCGGCGCTGGCCGGATTCGCGCTGCGCATCGCCGCCGACCGCTCCCGTGCGGTGGCACTCCCGTAG
- a CDS encoding winged helix DNA-binding domain-containing protein — protein MPEVLSRRALNRATLDRQLLLARTRLPAFDAVQRLYGMQAQAPNPPYIGLWSRLDGFGHEDLSRLLQERSVVRLALMRSTIHLVTADDCLALRPLLQPMLRRALMGAHGKSLGGLDLDELAAAGRALVEEGPLTFRELGERLRERWPEHASADLVNGVRSTVALVQVPPRGIWGVGGQPAHSSAEVWLGRPLDGRASVEEMIRRYLAAYGPAAVMDIQQWSGMTRLGEVVRGMGLRTFVTEDGAELVDLPEASRPDPDTPAPVRYLSEFDNMLLSFSDRTRTRIMADEYRRRVFTVNGIIRATVLVDGSVRGMWKVAAKRGEAVLEVELFQPVTAAERGALEQEGMRMLDFVAASATARDVRFV, from the coding sequence ATGCCCGAGGTGCTCAGCAGGCGCGCGCTCAACCGGGCGACTCTGGACCGGCAGCTGCTGCTGGCCCGGACGCGGCTGCCGGCGTTCGACGCGGTCCAGCGCCTGTACGGCATGCAGGCCCAGGCGCCGAACCCGCCCTACATCGGGCTGTGGAGCCGGCTGGACGGGTTCGGCCACGAGGACCTGTCACGCTTGCTGCAGGAGCGCAGCGTGGTGCGGCTGGCCCTGATGCGGTCCACCATCCACCTGGTCACGGCCGACGACTGCCTGGCTCTGCGGCCGTTGCTGCAGCCGATGTTGCGGCGGGCGCTGATGGGGGCGCACGGCAAGAGCCTGGGCGGGCTGGACCTGGACGAGCTCGCCGCCGCGGGCCGTGCCCTGGTGGAGGAGGGCCCGCTGACCTTCCGCGAGCTCGGAGAGCGCCTGCGGGAGCGGTGGCCGGAGCACGCCTCCGCCGACCTGGTCAACGGTGTGCGCAGCACGGTGGCGCTGGTGCAGGTCCCGCCGAGGGGGATCTGGGGTGTGGGCGGGCAGCCCGCCCACAGTAGCGCGGAGGTGTGGCTGGGGCGTCCCCTGGACGGGCGGGCCTCCGTCGAGGAGATGATCCGCCGCTATCTGGCCGCGTACGGTCCCGCGGCGGTGATGGACATCCAGCAGTGGTCGGGTATGACCCGGCTGGGGGAGGTCGTCCGGGGCATGGGGTTGCGGACCTTCGTGACGGAGGACGGCGCGGAGCTGGTGGATCTGCCCGAGGCGTCCCGGCCCGACCCGGACACTCCGGCTCCGGTGCGCTACCTGTCGGAGTTCGACAACATGCTGCTGTCGTTCAGTGATCGGACCCGGACGCGGATCATGGCGGATGAGTATCGCCGGAGGGTCTTCACGGTCAACGGCATCATCCGGGCGACGGTGCTGGTGGACGGGTCCGTGCGAGGCATGTGGAAGGTGGCCGCCAAGCGGGGCGAGGCGGTGCTGGAGGTGGAGCTGTTCCAGCCGGTGACGGCGGCGGAGCGGGGGGCACTGGAGCAGGAGGGGATGCGCATGCTGGATTTCGTCGCCGCGTCCGCGACGGCGAGGGATGTCCGTTTCGTCTGA
- a CDS encoding MOSC domain-containing protein, producing the protein MTDGRVTAVSRSATHTFSKAPEVGIRLLEGLGVEGDAHLGVTVKHRSRVAQDPTQPNLRQVHLIHAELHDELEAGGFPVAAGELGENVTTRGVDLLGLPVGALLRLGDEAVVEITGLRNPCLQIDAFQPGLLKRVVGRDEAGEVVRRAGVMGVVVTGGEVRPGDAIEVELPPPPHRPLDRV; encoded by the coding sequence ATGACGGACGGACGAGTGACAGCGGTGAGCCGCAGTGCCACACACACCTTCAGCAAGGCCCCTGAGGTGGGTATCCGCCTGCTGGAAGGGCTCGGCGTCGAAGGCGACGCGCATCTCGGGGTGACGGTCAAGCACCGGTCCCGGGTGGCCCAGGACCCGACCCAGCCCAATCTCCGCCAGGTCCACCTGATCCACGCCGAGCTCCACGACGAGCTGGAGGCGGGGGGATTCCCGGTGGCCGCGGGCGAGCTGGGGGAGAACGTCACAACCCGGGGTGTCGATCTACTCGGTCTGCCGGTGGGGGCGCTGCTGCGGCTGGGGGACGAGGCGGTCGTCGAGATCACCGGGCTGCGCAACCCGTGCCTGCAGATCGATGCCTTCCAGCCGGGGCTGCTGAAGCGGGTGGTGGGCCGGGACGAGGCCGGCGAGGTGGTCCGCAGGGCGGGGGTGATGGGCGTGGTGGTGACCGGCGGCGAGGTGCGCCCCGGCGACGCGATCGAGGTGGAGCTGCCGCCTCCGCCGCACCGGCCGCTGGACCGGGTCTAG
- the erm gene encoding ErmE/ErmH/ErmO/ErmR family 23S rRNA (adenine(2058)-N(6))-methyltransferase, with protein sequence MGSGGGRTPRDRARRVLSQNFMVDPDAVNRVVEAAGPHGLVLEPGGGEGVLTLALAGTCKEVITYEIDPRLAGRLASRTRGEGRITVVRGDFLGARVPREPFAVVGNVPYAITSKIVSWCLGAPSLTSATLVTQLEYARKRTGDFGRWSLLTVLTWPEYSWELLGRVGRESFRPVPAVDSAIVGIGRRPVALLAEESLADYRAFVEYGFAGLGGSLDASLRMRYPAREVGAAFEAAQVRPGTVMASVHPGQWLALFDRLHPAERPGR encoded by the coding sequence GTGGGGAGCGGCGGCGGCCGTACCCCTCGTGATCGGGCCAGGCGTGTCCTCTCGCAGAACTTCATGGTCGATCCGGATGCGGTCAACCGGGTGGTCGAGGCCGCCGGGCCGCACGGGCTGGTCCTGGAGCCCGGCGGGGGAGAGGGCGTGCTCACCCTCGCCCTGGCCGGAACATGCAAGGAGGTCATCACTTACGAGATCGACCCGCGGCTGGCGGGCAGGCTCGCCTCCCGCACCCGCGGGGAGGGCCGGATCACGGTGGTCAGGGGAGATTTCCTCGGAGCGCGTGTTCCCCGTGAGCCGTTCGCGGTCGTCGGGAACGTCCCCTACGCGATCACATCGAAGATCGTCTCCTGGTGTCTGGGTGCGCCCTCGCTGACCTCGGCGACGCTGGTCACCCAGCTGGAGTACGCGCGTAAACGCACCGGTGACTTCGGTCGCTGGAGCCTGCTGACCGTGCTGACCTGGCCGGAGTACTCCTGGGAGCTGCTGGGGCGCGTCGGCAGGGAGAGCTTCCGCCCGGTTCCGGCGGTCGACTCGGCGATTGTGGGCATCGGGCGGCGACCTGTGGCGTTGCTGGCCGAAGAGTCGCTGGCCGACTATCGCGCGTTCGTCGAGTACGGCTTCGCCGGGCTGGGCGGCTCGCTGGACGCCTCGTTGAGGATGCGGTACCCGGCCCGCGAGGTGGGAGCCGCGTTCGAGGCGGCGCAGGTGCGGCCGGGCACGGTGATGGCGTCGGTCCATCCCGGGCAGTGGCTGGCCCTGTTCGACCGCCTGCATCCCGCGGAGCGGCCCGGCCGATGA
- a CDS encoding GNAT family N-acetyltransferase, giving the protein MEISSRASAHLRAYDEQLRGRPMPGRTAERVGPVLRVVSDGLGQGFLLYRDLGGLDGAELDAFIAGQRDFFTEIGRPVEWKYHGGDLPVDLPGRLVAAGFEAEQRETVMVGEAAGLAAVPVLPEGVRLREVAGRADLERIRELEEAVWDADRSWLPDLLERDIAGPGDRCAVVLAEVGDQVVCAAWMRFHGGTDFVSLWGGSTLKEWRGRGVYRAMVAYRAGLAMERGFRLVQVDASDDSRPILARLGLEAIVTTTPYVWVPPTI; this is encoded by the coding sequence ATGGAGATCTCATCGCGGGCTTCGGCCCATCTTCGTGCGTATGACGAGCAGCTGCGTGGCAGGCCGATGCCCGGCCGTACGGCCGAGAGGGTCGGGCCGGTGCTCCGGGTGGTGTCGGATGGGCTTGGGCAGGGTTTCCTGCTCTATCGGGATCTGGGTGGTCTGGACGGCGCGGAGCTGGACGCGTTCATCGCGGGTCAGCGTGACTTCTTCACGGAGATCGGCCGGCCGGTGGAGTGGAAGTACCACGGTGGCGACCTGCCGGTGGATCTGCCCGGGCGGCTGGTCGCGGCCGGGTTCGAGGCCGAGCAGCGGGAGACCGTCATGGTGGGTGAGGCGGCCGGGTTGGCTGCGGTCCCCGTGCTGCCGGAGGGGGTGCGGTTGCGCGAGGTGGCCGGCCGGGCCGATCTCGAGCGGATCCGGGAGTTGGAGGAGGCGGTCTGGGATGCCGACCGTAGCTGGCTGCCCGATCTGCTGGAGCGCGACATCGCCGGCCCGGGCGACCGGTGTGCGGTGGTGCTGGCCGAGGTCGGTGACCAGGTGGTGTGCGCGGCGTGGATGCGGTTCCACGGGGGCACGGACTTCGTCTCGCTGTGGGGCGGCTCGACGCTGAAGGAGTGGCGGGGGCGGGGTGTCTACCGGGCGATGGTGGCCTATCGGGCGGGGTTGGCGATGGAGCGGGGGTTCCGGTTGGTGCAGGTGGACGCCTCCGATGACAGTCGGCCGATTCTGGCCAGGCTGGGGTTGGAGGCGATCGTGACGACGACGCCCTATGTGTGGGTGCCTCCGACCATCTGA